The following are encoded together in the Chromatiaceae bacterium genome:
- a CDS encoding 6-carboxytetrahydropterin synthase, translating to MYSLSVRDHVMIAHSFRGAVFGPAQRLHGATYVVDLELRRPSLDADNLVVDIGLASQALRAVLADLDYRNLDEHPDLQGQNTTTEFMARRIFEGVAASLAAGELGASARGIQSLRVVLRESHLAWAAYESELSA from the coding sequence ATGTACAGCCTCAGCGTTCGCGATCACGTCATGATCGCCCACAGTTTTCGCGGCGCCGTCTTCGGGCCGGCCCAGCGGCTGCACGGGGCCACCTATGTGGTGGATCTGGAGCTGCGCCGGCCCAGCCTGGACGCAGACAACCTGGTGGTGGACATCGGTCTGGCGAGCCAGGCCCTGCGCGCCGTCCTCGCCGACCTGGACTACCGCAATCTGGACGAGCACCCGGATCTCCAGGGCCAGAACACCACCACCGAATTCATGGCGCGGCGGATTTTTGAGGGGGTGGCGGCCAGTCTGGCCGCCGGGGAGCTGGGGGCGTCGGCGCGGGGCATCCAGTCCCTGCGGGTGGTGCTGCGCGAGTCTCACCTGGCCTGGGCCGCTTACGAGTCGGAGTTGTCCGCCTGA
- a CDS encoding glycosyltransferase family 4 protein: MSPPNPPGSDGRRLWALVPGDLDTPAGGYRYDRRILAGLAGLGWEVAYRTLDASFPAPTPAAREQARQVLAAIPDDGLVLVDGLAYGVLPELAEAEGRRLRLVALVHHPLALEAGLSPERAATLRDAEVLALAQARLILVTSRFTAALLAGWGVPPSRLRVVEPGTDPAPTAQGSGSGTLRLLCVASLTPRKGHDLLLRALAGLREESWHLDCVGSLDRNPAWAAGLIRLRDELGLAGRVSLLGALGEEELEDCFGGADLFVLPSRFEGYGMAFAEALARGLPILATRAGASGETVPPEAGLLVPADDPLALGQALRQLLVDPALRGRLAKGARAAGLCLPTWQDAVAAFATALEEAVGQAEQEAKAATQEGARRVLGEIRLNSSPAHDEMTQQVVGMVIPEVARDG, from the coding sequence CTGAGCCCGCCGAACCCCCCGGGGTCCGACGGGCGGCGGCTCTGGGCCCTGGTTCCCGGCGATCTCGACACCCCCGCCGGCGGTTACCGCTATGACCGGCGCATCCTGGCCGGCTTGGCCGGTCTGGGCTGGGAGGTGGCGTACCGCACCCTGGACGCCAGCTTTCCGGCACCGACCCCAGCGGCCAGGGAGCAGGCGCGGCAAGTCCTCGCGGCCATTCCGGACGACGGCCTGGTCTTGGTGGACGGGCTCGCCTACGGTGTCCTCCCTGAACTGGCGGAGGCCGAGGGGCGGCGGTTACGTCTGGTGGCCCTGGTGCATCATCCCCTGGCGTTGGAGGCGGGGTTGTCTCCAGAGCGGGCCGCCACTCTGCGTGACGCCGAGGTCCTTGCCCTGGCCCAGGCGCGGCTGATCCTGGTGACCAGTCGTTTCACTGCCGCCCTGCTCGCCGGCTGGGGGGTGCCCCCGAGCCGGCTGCGGGTGGTGGAGCCGGGGACGGACCCGGCCCCCACCGCCCAGGGCTCGGGGTCCGGGACCTTGCGTCTGCTCTGCGTCGCCTCCCTCACCCCCCGCAAGGGGCATGACCTGCTGCTGCGTGCCCTGGCGGGGCTGCGGGAAGAGTCCTGGCACCTGGACTGCGTCGGCAGCCTGGACCGGAACCCCGCCTGGGCCGCGGGCCTGATCCGGCTGCGGGATGAACTTGGGCTGGCTGGGCGGGTGAGCCTCCTGGGTGCCCTTGGCGAGGAGGAACTGGAGGACTGCTTTGGGGGGGCGGATCTGTTCGTCCTGCCCTCCCGCTTCGAGGGCTACGGCATGGCCTTCGCCGAGGCCCTGGCGCGCGGCCTGCCGATCCTGGCCACCCGCGCCGGGGCCAGCGGCGAGACGGTCCCCCCGGAGGCGGGGCTGCTGGTGCCGGCGGATGATCCGCTGGCCTTGGGGCAGGCGCTACGCCAGTTGCTGGTCGATCCAGCCCTGCGGGGCCGTCTGGCCAAGGGTGCCCGGGCCGCCGGCTTGTGTTTGCCGACCTGGCAGGATGCCGTCGCCGCCTTCGCCACCGCCCTTGAGGAGGCTGTGGGGCAAGCCGAGCAAGAAGCAAAGGCGGCTACCCAAGAGGGGGCCCGGCGGGTTCTCGGGGAAATCCGGCTGAACAGCAGCCCTGCCCATGACGAGATGACCCAGCAGGTGGTCGGGATGGTCATCCCGGAGGTGGCGCGAGATGGGTGA
- a CDS encoding class I SAM-dependent methyltransferase: MGDFSTAWLALREPVDSRARSDRLLRSLLALLTAFNHPPGAEVAQPLRILDLGCGTGANLRYLAPRLGLEPDAGPWACQDWICVDRDRRLLADLTHRTADWARGRNLTAIVQGEGLIIQGAQGVPASGPHCRVRTLDRDLARGSESLLLGPGTLVVASALLDLVAADWLAGLLRACARSRSHLYLALTYDGRIDLSPDHPHDGTLIALVNAHQNRDKGLGGPALGPSAPARLAELAAGLGFALEAADSDWVLGPDEPELQSALVAGWAVAAREQVPAGPESRGLDEEICRWHERRQAHIAAGLLHIRVGHRDALLSPLREGSETSGARLARSRRRLR; encoded by the coding sequence ATGGGTGATTTCAGCACCGCCTGGCTGGCCCTGCGGGAGCCGGTGGATAGCCGTGCCCGTTCCGATCGCCTGCTGCGGAGCCTGCTGGCGCTTCTCACGGCATTCAACCACCCCCCGGGCGCCGAGGTCGCTCAGCCCCTGCGTATTCTTGATCTGGGCTGTGGCACCGGGGCTAATCTTCGTTACCTGGCCCCTCGTCTGGGCCTCGAGCCAGACGCCGGCCCCTGGGCATGTCAGGACTGGATCTGCGTGGATAGGGACCGGAGGCTGCTGGCCGATCTGACTCACCGCACCGCGGACTGGGCCAGAGGCCGGAACCTCACGGCCATTGTCCAGGGCGAGGGGCTAATCATCCAGGGTGCCCAGGGTGTCCCGGCCTCGGGTCCCCACTGCCGGGTCAGGACCCTGGACCGGGATCTGGCCCGGGGGTCGGAGTCCCTGCTTCTGGGCCCGGGTACCCTGGTGGTCGCCTCCGCCCTGTTGGATCTGGTCGCGGCGGACTGGCTCGCCGGCCTGCTGCGGGCCTGCGCCAGGAGTCGCTCCCACCTCTACCTGGCCCTCACCTATGACGGCCGGATCGACTTGTCCCCCGACCACCCCCACGACGGGACCCTGATCGCCCTGGTCAACGCTCATCAAAACCGCGATAAGGGGCTGGGTGGTCCCGCCCTCGGGCCCTCCGCCCCCGCCCGGCTGGCGGAATTGGCGGCGGGTCTAGGCTTCGCCCTGGAAGCGGCTGACAGTGATTGGGTACTGGGGCCAGACGAGCCGGAGCTCCAGTCGGCCCTGGTCGCCGGCTGGGCGGTCGCCGCCCGGGAGCAGGTGCCCGCCGGGCCTGAGTCAAGGGGCCTGGACGAGGAGATCTGCCGCTGGCACGAGCGTCGCCAGGCACACATCGCCGCCGGACTTTTGCATATCCGGGTGGGCCATCGGGATGCCCTGCTGTCGCCGCTTAGGGAGGGTTCAGAAACAAGCGGCGCAAGGCTTGCCCGGAGTCGGCGTAGGCTGCGCTAA
- the ubiG gene encoding bifunctional 2-polyprenyl-6-hydroxyphenol methylase/3-demethylubiquinol 3-O-methyltransferase UbiG produces the protein MTTPPPSAPSIDPDEVAYYEKLAHRWWDANGPFWPLHRLNGFRVGYLRDRLSQAFGTDPTSERSLAGLRLLDIGCGGGILSESLARLGAQVTGIDVVSKNIRVAEIHAQESGLAPDYRLTSAEALADSGAQFDAVLNMEVVEHVKDLPAFLSVCGTLVRPGGLMVVATINRTWAAFLIAILGAEYILGWMPKGTHHWRKLVKPSEVTAGLGAPFALLHRTGVRINPFNRSFHYSRYLGVNYMLLLRKDPGPETVRPDGR, from the coding sequence ATGACGACCCCACCGCCGAGCGCCCCGAGCATCGATCCCGACGAGGTCGCCTACTATGAGAAGCTGGCCCACCGCTGGTGGGATGCAAACGGACCTTTTTGGCCCCTGCACCGGCTTAATGGCTTCCGCGTCGGCTACCTGCGCGATCGCCTCTCCCAGGCCTTTGGCACCGATCCCACTAGCGAGCGGTCCCTGGCGGGCCTTCGGCTGCTGGATATCGGCTGCGGCGGCGGCATCCTGAGCGAGTCCCTGGCACGCCTCGGCGCCCAGGTCACGGGGATCGACGTGGTGAGCAAGAATATCCGGGTCGCCGAAATTCACGCCCAGGAGAGCGGCCTGGCTCCAGACTACCGGCTGACGAGCGCGGAGGCCCTCGCGGACAGTGGCGCCCAGTTCGATGCCGTGCTCAACATGGAGGTCGTGGAGCACGTGAAAGACCTGCCGGCCTTCCTGTCGGTCTGCGGCACCCTGGTCCGACCGGGGGGCCTCATGGTGGTGGCCACCATCAACCGGACCTGGGCGGCGTTCCTGATCGCCATCCTGGGCGCGGAATATATCCTGGGCTGGATGCCGAAGGGCACTCACCACTGGCGAAAACTCGTCAAGCCCTCCGAGGTCACCGCCGGCCTCGGCGCGCCCTTCGCCCTCCTCCATCGCACCGGCGTGCGTATCAACCCCTTTAACCGCAGCTTCCATTACAGCCGCTATCTGGGCGTCAACTACATGTTGCTGCTGCGCAAGGACCCGGGTCCGGAAACCGTTCGTCCCGACGGGCGCTAG
- the rnt gene encoding ribonuclease T — MNELEQLHTIARRFRGFLPVVVDVETAGFDPQRHALLEIAASVIRMDERGHVFPGATLSCHVLPFLGSEIDPRALAFTGIDPLHPFRDAVPEQEALNRILLPIRKAVKSSGCNRAILVGHNAAFDLGFLKAAVERNSFKNSPFHSFSVFDTVSLAGLVFGQTVLARAAQVAGLGWNNSKAHAAIYDVEQTAKLFCQIVNRWRELDPVRIWEAGPPGPQGPDPDFRD; from the coding sequence ATGAACGAACTAGAACAGCTTCACACCATTGCCCGGCGCTTTCGCGGCTTCCTGCCGGTGGTGGTGGACGTGGAAACCGCCGGCTTCGACCCCCAGCGCCATGCCCTGCTGGAGATCGCCGCCAGCGTCATCCGCATGGACGAGCGTGGGCACGTCTTCCCCGGGGCCACCCTTTCCTGCCACGTCCTGCCCTTTCTCGGCTCGGAGATCGACCCGCGCGCCCTTGCCTTCACCGGCATCGACCCCCTTCACCCCTTCCGCGACGCCGTGCCCGAACAGGAGGCGCTGAACCGCATCCTGCTGCCCATCCGCAAGGCAGTCAAAAGCAGCGGCTGCAACCGGGCCATCCTGGTCGGCCACAACGCCGCCTTCGACCTCGGCTTCCTCAAGGCGGCGGTGGAGCGCAACAGCTTCAAGAACAGCCCCTTTCATTCCTTCAGCGTCTTCGACACCGTCTCCCTGGCGGGGCTGGTCTTTGGCCAGACCGTACTGGCCCGCGCCGCTCAGGTCGCCGGCCTAGGCTGGAACAATAGCAAGGCCCACGCCGCCATCTATGACGTGGAGCAGACCGCCAAGCTGTTCTGCCAGATCGTCAATCGCTGGCGGGAACTGGACCCAGTGCGGATCTGGGAAGCCGGCCCGCCCGGGCCACAGGGCCCGGACCCTGATTTTCGCGATTAA
- a CDS encoding TraB/GumN family protein produces the protein MTNPVNPVPKPLARLARLAGLALWLLLFTAAGGERALLFEISTPAAPPCYLFGTLHSEDPRVLALSPATRDAFEGSPVFILEMIPDAQALARSMQIMVYGDDRDLARVAGAPLYGRLVEAAAELGLPEAAIRGLKPWAAATLLGLPPARTGEFLDIHLYRTALATGKEVIGLETIEEQVAVFDSLGEEDQILMLKETLDTRHQLPLIFERILSAYLDRDLTALARLGDEYLGQGDPGLAENFRRAALDDRNLRMAARLDAYLRAGGCFIAIGALHLPGEDGLLARLGRAGLRVRAVD, from the coding sequence ATGACAAATCCAGTGAATCCGGTTCCCAAGCCCCTGGCCCGCCTGGCCCGCCTGGCCGGGTTGGCCCTGTGGCTGCTGCTGTTCACCGCCGCTGGGGGTGAGCGCGCCCTCCTGTTCGAAATCAGCACGCCCGCGGCGCCTCCCTGCTATCTCTTCGGCACCCTCCATAGCGAGGACCCGCGGGTGCTGGCACTGTCGCCCGCGACGCGGGACGCCTTCGAGGGGAGCCCTGTCTTTATCCTGGAGATGATCCCGGATGCCCAGGCGCTCGCCCGCTCTATGCAAATCATGGTCTACGGGGATGACCGCGACCTGGCGCGGGTGGCCGGGGCGCCGCTCTACGGGCGCCTGGTCGAGGCCGCGGCCGAGTTGGGCCTGCCCGAGGCGGCGATCCGGGGCCTCAAGCCCTGGGCGGCCGCCACCCTCCTGGGCCTGCCTCCGGCCCGGACGGGTGAATTCCTCGATATCCACCTCTACCGGACGGCCCTGGCCACGGGTAAGGAGGTGATCGGCCTGGAGACCATCGAGGAGCAAGTCGCGGTCTTCGATAGCCTGGGCGAGGAGGATCAAATCCTCATGCTGAAGGAGACTCTGGACACCCGGCACCAGCTGCCCCTGATCTTTGAGCGCATCCTCTCGGCCTATCTCGATCGGGATCTCACCGCTTTAGCGCGCCTCGGCGACGAGTACCTGGGCCAGGGCGACCCCGGGCTAGCGGAAAATTTCCGGCGCGCGGCCCTGGATGATCGCAACCTGCGCATGGCGGCGCGTCTGGACGCCTATCTACGCGCGGGCGGCTGTTTTATCGCCATCGGCGCCCTGCACCTGCCGGGAGAAGATGGGCTTCTAGCGCGCCTTGGGCGGGCCGGCTTGCGGGTGCGGGCGGTGGATTGA
- a CDS encoding response regulator: MRVLIVEDDPLLGAGLVTGLGQDGFAADWLTAAEPALHALRLEHFDLLVLDLGLPGQDGLSLLRELRQEGSTLPVLILTARDSVAEKVAGLNAGADDYLVKPCDLDELSARLRALARRGWGRPAPLCSAGDLTLDATARVVTLAGQTLTLSPREFDLLEVLISHPDRVVLRARLEASTQGWQGEVESNSLEVHIHNLRRKLGKERVLTVRGFGYQLVSEPTS; the protein is encoded by the coding sequence ATGCGCGTACTCATCGTCGAAGATGACCCTCTGCTGGGGGCGGGACTGGTGACCGGACTCGGTCAAGATGGCTTTGCGGCGGACTGGCTGACCGCCGCCGAGCCTGCCCTGCATGCCCTGCGTCTCGAGCACTTTGACCTGCTGGTACTCGACCTGGGGTTGCCAGGGCAGGACGGTCTCTCGCTGTTGCGGGAGTTACGGCAGGAGGGTTCAACCTTGCCGGTGTTGATACTCACCGCCCGGGATTCCGTCGCGGAGAAGGTCGCTGGACTCAATGCGGGTGCCGATGACTATCTGGTCAAGCCCTGCGACCTGGACGAATTAAGTGCCCGGCTGCGCGCCCTCGCGAGGCGCGGTTGGGGTCGTCCCGCGCCTCTGTGCAGCGCGGGAGACCTGACCCTGGACGCCACCGCGCGGGTTGTGACCCTGGCTGGGCAAACCCTGACCTTGTCACCCCGGGAGTTCGACCTGCTTGAGGTCCTGATCTCTCACCCCGACCGGGTGGTGCTCCGGGCCCGCCTGGAGGCCAGCACTCAGGGCTGGCAGGGCGAGGTGGAGAGTAATTCACTGGAGGTCCACATCCATAATCTGCGGCGCAAGCTTGGGAAGGAACGGGTCCTGACGGTACGAGGCTTTGGTTACCAACTGGTCTCGGAGCCGACGTCTTGA
- a CDS encoding two-component sensor histidine kinase gives MNSIRQRLMLSLFGLWIAVWAAVAMVAFERSGHEVDELLDAQMAQTAHVLRNLSSGGPPSGMIAAPQALSTVGHPYEAKLSFQRWQGDHLKASFGAAPSAPLAQTMGFSDQVLAGTSWRVFGLPGTRPDEVLFVAQDYSIRKELVDYLTIHALKPILWSLPLSMLLIWLAVSDGLGPLYRLARSITRRSADRLGPIDGEGVPVEIRPLTEALNGLMERLDEALAMERRFAADASHELRTPFAIIRTHAQIAQRSGDPAERRQALDNLILGVDRATRLIAQLLILARLQGESQQVEQGVSSLAGAVSRAVAHQQAAAQSRSISLTALVPEGLYSVVAVPGEVLGTLVGNLVENGVKYTPPRGWVQVALVPERGWLLLRVTDSGPGIPPANRERVFDRFYRQPGQSQGGAGLGLSIVRRICTMYGLGIELREGAEGVGLAVEVRFPLSSDSRPSAPLGVVEKGS, from the coding sequence TTGAACTCCATCCGGCAACGACTGATGCTGTCCCTGTTTGGCCTTTGGATCGCGGTCTGGGCCGCGGTGGCCATGGTCGCCTTCGAACGCTCCGGTCATGAGGTTGACGAACTCCTGGATGCCCAGATGGCCCAAACCGCCCATGTCCTACGTAATCTCAGTTCCGGTGGGCCTCCGTCCGGGATGATCGCGGCCCCCCAGGCCTTGTCCACGGTGGGTCACCCCTACGAGGCGAAGCTGAGCTTCCAACGCTGGCAGGGGGACCATCTGAAGGCGAGCTTCGGCGCGGCGCCATCCGCGCCCTTGGCGCAGACGATGGGATTTTCGGACCAGGTGCTGGCGGGTACCTCCTGGCGGGTTTTCGGGCTGCCAGGCACCCGCCCCGACGAGGTCCTGTTCGTGGCCCAGGATTATTCGATCCGCAAGGAGTTGGTTGATTATCTGACCATTCACGCCTTGAAGCCCATCCTCTGGTCCCTGCCGCTCAGTATGCTGCTGATCTGGCTGGCGGTGAGTGACGGTCTTGGCCCCCTGTACCGCCTTGCCAGAAGTATTACCCGCCGCTCGGCGGATCGTTTGGGGCCGATCGACGGGGAGGGTGTCCCAGTGGAGATCCGCCCGCTCACCGAGGCCCTCAATGGCCTCATGGAGCGGCTCGACGAGGCGCTGGCCATGGAGCGGCGCTTTGCCGCCGATGCCTCCCATGAATTGCGCACCCCCTTCGCAATCATCCGCACGCACGCCCAAATCGCCCAGCGCAGCGGCGATCCCGCCGAACGTCGCCAAGCCCTCGATAACCTGATCCTGGGGGTGGACCGGGCGACCCGCCTGATCGCCCAACTCCTGATTCTAGCCCGGCTCCAGGGCGAGTCTCAGCAGGTGGAGCAGGGTGTCTCATCCCTCGCGGGGGCCGTTAGCCGGGCCGTGGCGCACCAGCAGGCCGCCGCGCAGAGCCGGTCGATCAGCCTGACCGCCCTGGTACCCGAGGGTCTCTACAGCGTGGTCGCGGTGCCTGGGGAGGTGCTGGGCACTCTGGTCGGCAATCTCGTGGAGAACGGGGTCAAGTACACGCCGCCGCGGGGCTGGGTCCAGGTGGCATTAGTACCGGAGCGGGGCTGGCTCCTGCTGCGGGTGACCGACTCCGGCCCTGGCATCCCACCCGCCAACAGGGAGCGGGTCTTCGACCGCTTCTATCGCCAGCCTGGTCAATCCCAGGGAGGGGCGGGTCTGGGGCTCTCCATTGTACGGCGCATCTGCACCATGTACGGTCTGGGAATCGAGTTGCGGGAAGGGGCGGAGGGGGTGGGCCTGGCGGTTGAGGTGCGCTTCCCCTTGTCTTCCGACTCCCGGCCCTCAGCCCCCTTGGGTGTCGTGGAAAAAGGGTCTTAA
- a CDS encoding fibronectin type III domain-containing protein yields the protein MTNPQPRRHKRYSLSSDQAPPGPSKAQHGLGLELSMAGLVRSNSIPLGVALSIGLALAWPAVGSAASCTISPSNPTINMAGSVSWSATYSGFSRSPTYAWTFPGGNPASSTSATRSVSYANAGASTTSLKLTRGGTSATCTSTVTVRDTKAPTVPGGLTATLAGATQVNLAWSASTDNVAVTGYRVERCTGASCTNFAQIATPTTASYSNTGLTAGTTYRYRVRAADAAANLSAYSSTVNATTPAGDTTKPNVSISTPTPGPYHAPGIVPVNATATDNVGVTKVEFYDGATLQGTDTSTPYSYNWSIVASDAGTSHNWTAKAYDAAGNVGTTAALSLTVAPQAPHVSINSTSQNALDVGVDPYTVGAVTEGPKPKSANSLSPTAGTGTTGYQVVAINDLGMHCGDLDTRVSSILPPFQVLLAQVIQKGAKPVILDKTQASVTYTAASNANDPILGKPLDPGTGYPFTGLTGSGEVFKTNFWSVAFNAYDPFYPPGVLASFYDPNNPANNADDSLPVPNVEDLYIGPDGLVNSGDEFLSAVQHAMPGIANPYLANAAQTAEEHYGDKPFFVNFPFGYVANGVNWFEGAGVPFAAFDDFGRENPYPLVRVQAKNNTGTVLATVDTVLPISGEASCKNCHGDPVDVPDSLHPGAANAKLIAAGLPVASSLADPLEGTDVPIAVSVEYATDINVLRLHDVMHGAAYRDTTGAVTACNGITSATPNGNANCLTNRALDQGKSVVCQVCHYTPALDLAQFGPLGGDAANPDAAANGRVQRIQKSNSRVLHMAHSKQTTLFPAMPAPTADSAATGLPGNQAAREAVLEQTCYQCHPGTNTKCMRGAMADGGMVCQDCHGELAQVGNDFTANVTAAQPFPAGADLTKRVPWANEPGCGSCHTGDATSNMATAAGTAVNGYDTNGNADGIRLIRAYLNNDANAKPIVPANKRFAENTIAASFNGFANPGAGNQKLYRVSTGHGGVMCEGCHGATHAEWDADSSPLQNDNVTGNQLQGHSGTVSECSTCHTTSAMSASTQGGPHGMHLVNDSRFWKQSHKDMAKAENGKTGGGTCGACHGADHLGTVLSRTPVDRSFSVEGTNRTLLAGDPVSCGLCHSVSKSFGQ from the coding sequence ATGACCAACCCCCAACCACGGCGCCACAAGCGCTACTCCCTTAGCTCCGATCAAGCCCCCCCAGGACCATCCAAGGCGCAGCATGGCTTGGGTCTCGAGCTGTCCATGGCTGGCTTGGTTCGAAGCAACTCCATCCCCTTGGGGGTGGCACTATCCATTGGGCTGGCGTTGGCGTGGCCGGCCGTAGGCTCGGCGGCATCCTGTACCATCTCGCCCAGCAACCCGACTATCAACATGGCCGGGAGCGTTTCCTGGTCCGCCACTTACAGCGGTTTCTCGAGGTCGCCGACCTACGCCTGGACCTTCCCGGGCGGCAACCCCGCCAGCAGCACCAGCGCCACCCGCAGCGTCAGCTATGCCAATGCCGGGGCCTCCACCACCAGCCTGAAGCTGACCCGAGGGGGCACCAGCGCGACCTGTACGTCCACGGTCACGGTCCGGGATACCAAGGCCCCGACGGTCCCCGGGGGTCTCACCGCCACGCTCGCCGGTGCCACCCAGGTCAACCTGGCCTGGTCCGCCTCGACGGATAACGTCGCGGTCACCGGCTACCGTGTCGAGCGCTGCACCGGTGCGTCCTGTACCAACTTCGCCCAGATCGCCACCCCGACCACCGCCAGCTACAGCAACACCGGCCTCACCGCCGGCACCACCTACCGCTACCGGGTACGGGCGGCGGATGCGGCGGCCAACTTGAGCGCCTACTCCAGCACTGTCAACGCCACCACCCCGGCGGGCGATACCACGAAGCCAAACGTGTCCATCTCCACCCCGACCCCCGGGCCCTACCACGCCCCGGGCATCGTGCCCGTCAATGCCACCGCTACCGATAACGTCGGTGTCACCAAGGTCGAGTTTTACGACGGGGCCACGCTCCAGGGGACCGATACCAGCACTCCCTACAGCTACAACTGGTCCATCGTCGCCAGCGATGCCGGAACTAGCCATAACTGGACCGCCAAGGCCTACGACGCGGCCGGCAATGTCGGTACCACCGCAGCGCTTAGCCTGACCGTGGCGCCCCAGGCCCCCCACGTCTCCATCAACTCCACCAGCCAGAACGCGCTGGATGTGGGTGTGGACCCCTACACCGTCGGCGCCGTGACCGAGGGTCCCAAGCCGAAGAGCGCCAATTCCCTGAGCCCTACCGCCGGAACCGGCACTACCGGCTATCAGGTGGTCGCCATCAACGATCTCGGCATGCACTGCGGAGATCTAGACACCCGCGTCTCCAGCATCCTGCCGCCTTTCCAGGTCCTGCTCGCTCAGGTCATTCAGAAGGGGGCCAAGCCCGTCATTCTCGACAAAACCCAGGCCAGTGTGACCTACACCGCCGCCTCCAACGCCAATGACCCGATCCTCGGCAAACCGCTGGATCCGGGCACCGGCTATCCCTTCACCGGCCTGACCGGCAGCGGCGAAGTCTTCAAGACCAACTTCTGGTCGGTCGCCTTCAACGCCTACGACCCCTTCTACCCCCCAGGCGTGCTGGCCAGCTTCTACGATCCCAACAACCCGGCCAACAACGCGGACGACAGCCTGCCGGTGCCCAACGTCGAGGATCTTTATATAGGCCCCGATGGGCTGGTCAACAGTGGGGATGAATTTCTCTCCGCCGTCCAGCATGCCATGCCCGGTATCGCCAACCCCTACCTGGCCAACGCCGCTCAAACGGCGGAGGAGCACTACGGCGACAAGCCCTTCTTCGTCAACTTCCCCTTCGGCTATGTGGCCAACGGCGTGAACTGGTTCGAAGGGGCCGGTGTGCCGTTCGCCGCCTTCGATGACTTCGGGCGTGAGAATCCCTACCCGCTGGTGCGGGTCCAGGCCAAGAACAATACCGGGACCGTACTGGCCACCGTCGATACCGTCCTGCCAATTTCCGGCGAGGCCAGTTGCAAAAACTGTCACGGCGACCCGGTGGATGTGCCCGACAGCCTGCACCCGGGCGCGGCCAATGCCAAGCTGATCGCCGCTGGACTGCCGGTGGCGAGCAGTCTGGCCGACCCCCTTGAGGGGACGGATGTGCCTATCGCCGTGAGCGTGGAGTACGCCACCGACATCAACGTCCTGCGTCTACATGACGTCATGCACGGTGCGGCCTACCGCGATACCACGGGTGCGGTCACCGCCTGTAACGGCATCACCTCCGCCACCCCCAACGGTAACGCCAACTGCCTGACTAATCGGGCGCTCGACCAGGGCAAGTCGGTGGTCTGTCAGGTCTGCCACTACACCCCGGCCCTGGACCTGGCCCAGTTCGGCCCCCTCGGTGGTGATGCGGCCAACCCGGATGCCGCCGCTAACGGTCGGGTGCAGCGCATCCAGAAGAGTAACTCCCGCGTCCTGCACATGGCCCACTCGAAACAGACCACGCTGTTTCCGGCCATGCCCGCCCCGACCGCCGACAGCGCCGCCACCGGCCTGCCCGGCAACCAGGCCGCCCGCGAGGCCGTGCTCGAACAGACCTGTTACCAGTGCCATCCCGGTACCAACACCAAGTGCATGCGTGGGGCCATGGCCGACGGCGGCATGGTCTGTCAGGACTGTCACGGAGAACTGGCCCAGGTTGGTAACGACTTCACTGCCAACGTCACCGCCGCCCAGCCCTTCCCGGCCGGGGCCGACCTGACCAAACGCGTGCCCTGGGCCAACGAGCCCGGCTGCGGGTCTTGCCACACGGGGGATGCCACCAGCAACATGGCTACCGCCGCTGGGACCGCGGTCAATGGCTACGACACCAACGGCAATGCCGACGGTATCCGCCTGATCCGCGCCTATCTCAACAACGACGCCAATGCCAAGCCCATCGTTCCGGCCAACAAGCGCTTCGCGGAGAATACCATCGCCGCGAGCTTCAATGGCTTTGCCAACCCGGGGGCCGGCAACCAGAAACTTTACCGCGTCAGCACGGGTCATGGTGGGGTCATGTGCGAGGGCTGCCATGGGGCGACTCATGCGGAGTGGGACGCCGACAGTTCGCCCTTGCAGAACGACAACGTCACCGGCAACCAACTCCAAGGCCATTCCGGAACCGTGAGTGAGTGCAGCACCTGCCACACCACCAGTGCCATGTCCGCCAGCACCCAGGGCGGCCCGCACGGCATGCACCTGGTCAACGATAGCCGCTTCTGGAAGCAGTCGCACAAGGACATGGCCAAGGCCGAGAACGGCAAGACGGGGGGCGGGACCTGCGGGGCCTGCCACGGGGCGGATCACCTGGGTACCGTCCTGTCGCGTACCCCTGTCGATCGCAGCTTCAGTGTGGAGGGGACCAACCGTACCCTGCTGGCCGGCGATCCGGTGAGCTGCGGCCTCTGCCACAGCGTGAGCAAGAGCTTCGGGCAGTAA